A section of the Serratia liquefaciens ATCC 27592 genome encodes:
- the purM gene encoding phosphoribosylformylglycinamidine cyclo-ligase, with amino-acid sequence MTDKTSLSYKDAGVDIDAGNALVDRIKGVVKQTRRPEVMGGLGGFGALCALPQKYREPILVSGTDGVGTKLRLAMDLKRHDTIGIDLVAMCVNDLVVQGAEPLFFLDYFATGKLDVDTAASVITGIAEGCKQSGCALVGGETAEMPGMYHGEDYDVAGFCVGVVEKSEIIDGSKVQSGDALIALGASGPHSNGYSLVRKILEVSNTDPTTTVLEGKPLADHLLAPTKIYVKSVLELIEKIDVHAIAHLTGGGFWENIPRVLPEGMQAVIEESSWQWPAVFNWLQQNGNVSRHEMYRTFNCGVGMVIALPEEAVESAIALLTAAGEKAWKIGKLTASSDEQQVVING; translated from the coding sequence GTGACCGACAAAACCTCTCTCAGCTATAAAGACGCAGGTGTCGATATCGATGCTGGCAATGCATTGGTAGACCGCATCAAAGGTGTAGTAAAACAGACCCGCCGCCCGGAAGTGATGGGTGGTCTGGGCGGTTTTGGCGCCCTGTGTGCGTTGCCGCAGAAATACCGCGAGCCGATACTGGTTTCCGGTACCGACGGCGTAGGCACCAAGCTGCGTCTGGCGATGGACCTGAAACGACACGACACCATCGGCATCGATTTGGTCGCAATGTGTGTGAACGACCTGGTGGTTCAGGGCGCTGAGCCGCTGTTCTTCCTAGATTACTTTGCCACCGGCAAACTGGACGTGGACACCGCGGCCAGCGTGATCACCGGCATCGCCGAAGGCTGTAAGCAGTCTGGCTGTGCTCTGGTGGGCGGTGAAACCGCTGAAATGCCGGGCATGTACCATGGCGAAGACTACGACGTGGCCGGCTTTTGCGTCGGCGTGGTCGAAAAGTCCGAGATTATCGACGGCAGCAAAGTGCAGTCCGGCGACGCACTGATCGCCCTGGGCGCTTCCGGCCCGCACTCCAACGGCTACTCGCTGGTACGCAAAATTCTGGAAGTCAGCAACACCGACCCGACCACTACCGTTTTGGAAGGCAAACCGCTGGCGGACCACCTGCTGGCGCCGACCAAAATTTACGTGAAATCGGTGCTGGAGCTGATCGAGAAAATCGACGTGCACGCTATCGCCCACCTGACCGGTGGCGGCTTCTGGGAAAACATCCCGCGCGTGCTGCCGGAAGGCATGCAGGCCGTTATCGAAGAATCCAGCTGGCAATGGCCGGCCGTCTTCAACTGGCTGCAGCAAAACGGCAACGTCAGCCGTCACGAAATGTACCGCACCTTTAACTGTGGCGTGGGCATGGTGATCGCGCTGCCGGAAGAAGCCGTGGAATCCGCCATCGCATTGTTGACCGCAGCCGGTGAAAAAGCGTGGAAGATCGGTAAACTGACCGCTTCTTCTGACGAACAACAAGTGGTCATCAACGGATGA
- the purN gene encoding phosphoribosylglycinamide formyltransferase, protein MKKIVVLVSGQGSNLQALIDACQQGRIAGEIVAVFSNRAQAYGLQRAEAAGIAAQALDAKAFADRAAFDVALADAIDQYQPDLVVLAGYMRILSPQFVQRYAGRMLNIHPSLLPKYPGLHTHRQAIDNGDSEHGTSVHFVTEQLDGGPVILQAKVPIFPGDEEDEVVERVQSQEHTLYPLVVNWFVEGRLAMRDNAAWLDGERLPEQGHAAD, encoded by the coding sequence ATGAAAAAGATCGTGGTGTTGGTCTCCGGCCAGGGGAGTAATCTCCAGGCGCTGATTGACGCCTGCCAGCAGGGCAGAATTGCCGGCGAGATTGTGGCGGTGTTCAGCAACAGGGCGCAGGCTTACGGTTTGCAACGTGCAGAAGCGGCAGGTATTGCCGCTCAGGCACTGGACGCCAAGGCCTTTGCCGACCGGGCCGCGTTTGACGTCGCCCTGGCGGATGCCATCGACCAATACCAACCGGATCTGGTGGTGCTGGCCGGTTACATGCGCATTCTCAGCCCGCAGTTCGTGCAGCGCTATGCCGGACGCATGCTGAATATCCACCCTTCCCTGCTGCCCAAATACCCTGGGCTGCATACTCACCGTCAGGCCATCGACAACGGCGACAGCGAACACGGCACTTCGGTGCACTTCGTGACCGAACAGCTCGACGGCGGCCCGGTGATCCTGCAGGCCAAGGTGCCAATCTTCCCCGGTGACGAGGAAGACGAGGTGGTTGAACGGGTACAGTCTCAGGAACATACCCTTTACCCGCTGGTGGTGAACTGGTTTGTCGAAGGCCGCCTGGCGATGCGCGATAACGCCGCCTGGCTGGATGGCGAGCGCCTGCCCGAACAAGGGCATGCGGCAGACTAA
- the speG gene encoding spermidine N1-acetyltransferase encodes MSSTTNVRLRPLERDDLTFVHQMDNNASVMRYWFEEPYEAFVELSDLYDKHIHDQSERRFIIEHQGAKVGLVELVEIDHIHRRAEFQIIIDPTHQGKGYATIAAKLAMDYGFSVLNLYKLYLIVDKENPKAIHIYSKLGFEVEGELIDEFFVNGEYRTVLRMCIFQPQYMAKFKTAASDQPLVK; translated from the coding sequence ATGTCCAGCACTACCAACGTCAGGCTACGCCCACTGGAACGGGATGATTTGACGTTTGTCCATCAGATGGACAACAACGCCAGCGTGATGCGCTACTGGTTTGAAGAACCCTATGAAGCCTTCGTAGAACTTTCCGATCTCTACGACAAACATATCCACGACCAGAGCGAACGCCGCTTTATCATCGAACACCAGGGTGCCAAGGTCGGGCTGGTGGAACTGGTGGAGATCGACCATATCCACCGCCGCGCGGAATTCCAGATCATCATCGACCCGACGCATCAGGGCAAAGGCTACGCCACTATCGCCGCCAAGCTGGCGATGGACTACGGTTTCTCGGTACTGAACCTGTACAAGCTGTACCTGATCGTCGATAAAGAAAACCCGAAGGCAATCCACATCTACAGCAAATTGGGCTTTGAAGTCGAAGGCGAGCTGATTGACGAATTCTTCGTTAACGGTGAATACCGTACCGTGCTGCGCATGTGCATCTTCCAGCCGCAGTACATGGCGAAATTCAAAACCGCCGCCAGCGATCAACCTTTGGTTAAGTGA
- a CDS encoding ABC transporter permease subunit produces the protein MAQTTVNQHPRDRLRARIDRSVQAAVTVSGLLVLMTLMLIFVYLLFAVLPLFKPAAMGQAKPLTISASAPALALGMDVQQRIGYRIDAQGQGQFYPLTQQNAHPLTQQTLLAKPTLLTQAAGERDLFALAQADGRFIVASADFAAAGASAPQWLFPLGQRPLTLDKQGRALTLLTLAEARRGQYLLAGVTEDRRLVFGRFGSDHPPQLSEITLDSAVQQLVLTPDGRQLYLLAGNRLARYQINDTQLQLKETRTLGEHSPYQLTALPGGSALLIEAPDGSVREWFDVEKDRRWQLTPVQHFDHQSEPQDLLVAEPYRRVFATLRPDGGFSLFSSIQPQPLLNGRLSAGVQQMAFAPRGDGLLLETAQGWQHYAIDNPYPDVTWRSLWHKVWYENYPEPAYVWQSTSGEDSYQAKFSLMPVIFGTFKAAAYAMLFAIPLALAGAVYTAYFMSAGLRRVIKPAIEVMGALPTVVIGLVAGIWLAPVIEYYLLAVLSLPLLLAAVVLACGALMNRFAPRRLPPGVDLLILLPLIVLTVWLAFSVGPWLEVKLFGEPLHFWLGDDYDQRNALVVGVAMGFALVPIIFSLAEDALFSVPATLSQGSLALGATQWQTVIRVVLPSASAGIFSALMIGFGRAVGETMIVLMATGNTPVIDGSLFQGLRALAANIAIEMPEAVAGSSHYRVLFLTALVLFIFTFVFNTLAEAIRLRLRERYTLNQEAP, from the coding sequence ATGGCACAAACTACGGTAAACCAACATCCCCGGGATCGCCTGCGCGCGCGCATCGACCGTAGCGTTCAGGCGGCGGTTACCGTCAGCGGGCTGCTGGTGTTGATGACGCTGATGCTGATCTTCGTTTACCTGCTGTTTGCGGTGCTGCCGCTGTTTAAACCGGCGGCAATGGGGCAGGCGAAACCGCTGACGATCAGTGCCTCTGCACCTGCGCTGGCGCTGGGTATGGATGTGCAGCAGCGGATAGGTTACCGCATCGATGCGCAAGGGCAGGGGCAGTTCTATCCTCTGACGCAGCAGAACGCCCATCCTCTGACGCAACAGACGCTGCTGGCCAAACCGACGCTGCTGACTCAGGCGGCCGGCGAACGCGATCTGTTTGCTTTGGCACAGGCCGACGGCCGGTTTATTGTCGCCAGCGCGGACTTCGCAGCAGCCGGGGCGTCGGCACCGCAGTGGTTGTTTCCGCTTGGGCAACGACCGCTGACGTTGGATAAACAGGGGCGAGCATTAACGCTGCTGACGTTGGCTGAAGCACGCCGTGGGCAGTACCTTCTGGCCGGTGTGACCGAAGATCGTCGTTTGGTGTTTGGCCGTTTCGGCAGCGACCACCCGCCGCAGCTAAGTGAGATCACGCTGGACAGTGCGGTGCAGCAGTTGGTGTTGACGCCCGACGGTCGCCAATTGTATCTGCTGGCGGGGAATCGGCTGGCGCGCTACCAAATTAACGACACGCAGCTGCAGCTAAAAGAAACGCGTACGCTTGGCGAACATTCTCCTTATCAACTGACGGCGTTGCCTGGCGGCAGCGCGTTGCTGATCGAAGCGCCTGACGGCAGCGTACGCGAATGGTTTGATGTCGAAAAAGATCGGCGCTGGCAACTGACGCCGGTGCAGCATTTCGACCACCAGTCCGAGCCGCAGGATTTGCTGGTGGCCGAACCTTATCGCCGGGTGTTCGCCACCCTGAGACCGGACGGCGGTTTCTCGCTGTTTTCCAGCATCCAGCCGCAGCCACTGTTGAACGGCAGGCTGAGCGCCGGGGTACAGCAGATGGCGTTCGCTCCACGCGGTGATGGCCTGCTGCTGGAAACGGCACAGGGCTGGCAACATTATGCGATCGACAACCCTTATCCCGACGTCACCTGGCGCTCGCTTTGGCACAAGGTGTGGTACGAGAATTACCCCGAACCGGCTTACGTCTGGCAATCCACCTCTGGCGAGGACAGCTATCAGGCCAAATTCAGCCTGATGCCGGTGATTTTTGGCACCTTCAAGGCCGCGGCCTATGCCATGCTGTTCGCCATTCCGCTGGCGCTGGCCGGGGCAGTTTATACCGCCTATTTCATGTCGGCCGGACTGCGGCGGGTGATTAAACCGGCGATTGAGGTGATGGGGGCTTTACCGACGGTGGTGATCGGGCTGGTGGCGGGCATCTGGCTGGCGCCGGTGATTGAATATTATCTGCTGGCGGTGTTGTCGCTCCCCTTGCTGTTGGCGGCGGTGGTGCTGGCGTGCGGTGCGCTGATGAACCGGTTTGCCCCGCGGCGCCTGCCGCCGGGCGTCGATCTGCTGATCCTGTTGCCGCTGATTGTACTGACCGTCTGGCTGGCGTTTAGCGTGGGGCCCTGGCTGGAAGTGAAGCTGTTCGGCGAGCCGCTGCATTTCTGGCTGGGCGATGATTATGACCAGCGCAATGCGCTGGTGGTTGGCGTGGCGATGGGCTTTGCGTTAGTGCCGATTATTTTCTCTTTGGCGGAAGACGCGTTGTTCAGCGTACCGGCAACCCTGAGCCAAGGGTCGCTGGCGTTGGGGGCGACCCAGTGGCAAACCGTGATACGCGTGGTGCTGCCTTCGGCCAGCGCCGGCATTTTCTCGGCGCTGATGATTGGCTTTGGCCGCGCGGTGGGGGAGACCATGATTGTGCTGATGGCGACCGGAAATACGCCGGTTATCGACGGCAGCCTGTTCCAGGGCCTGCGTGCCCTGGCGGCCAATATCGCCATAGAAATGCCGGAAGCGGTCGCCGGCAGCAGCCATTACCGGGTGCTGTTCCTGACTGCGCTGGTGCTGTTTATTTTCACCTTTGTCTTCAACACGCTGGCGGAGGCGATCCGACTGCGGCTGCGTGAGCGCTATACCCTGAACCAGGAGGCGCCATGA
- the pstB gene encoding phosphate ABC transporter ATP-binding protein PstB, translating into MSLMTPGSLPRLDVQHLDDEHTALAVNDLNLFYGEKQVLHDISLRIPKHRVTALIGPSGCGKSTLLRCFNRMNDLVDNCRIEGDLQLNGQSIGGAQIDVAALRRRVGMVFQRPNPFPKSIYENVVYGLRLQGVRDRRILDEAVERSLRAAALWHEVKDRLRENAFRLSSGQQQRLVIARAIAIEPEVLLLDEPTSALDPISTLTIEELISALKQQYSVVLVTHNMQQAARVSDYTAFIHQGRLVEYNDTDDIFTSPRQRRTEDYITGRYG; encoded by the coding sequence ATGAGTTTGATGACGCCAGGCAGTTTGCCCCGGTTGGATGTCCAGCACCTTGATGATGAACATACCGCGCTGGCGGTAAACGACCTCAACCTGTTTTATGGCGAAAAACAGGTGCTGCACGATATCTCGCTGCGTATTCCCAAGCACCGGGTGACGGCGCTGATCGGCCCGTCCGGCTGCGGCAAATCCACGCTGCTGCGCTGTTTCAACCGTATGAATGATTTGGTGGACAACTGCCGGATTGAAGGCGATTTGCAACTGAACGGTCAAAGCATTGGCGGCGCGCAAATCGACGTTGCGGCGTTAAGACGGCGGGTCGGCATGGTTTTCCAACGGCCGAACCCTTTCCCGAAATCGATTTATGAAAACGTGGTTTACGGCCTGCGTCTGCAGGGCGTGCGTGACCGACGGATCCTTGATGAGGCGGTGGAGCGTTCGCTGCGTGCCGCCGCGCTGTGGCACGAGGTCAAAGACCGGCTGCGCGAGAACGCGTTTCGTCTTTCCAGCGGCCAGCAGCAAAGGTTGGTGATTGCCCGGGCGATAGCCATCGAGCCGGAAGTGCTGCTGCTGGATGAGCCGACCTCGGCGTTGGATCCGATCTCCACATTGACCATTGAAGAGCTGATTTCCGCGCTGAAGCAGCAGTACAGCGTGGTGCTGGTGACGCACAACATGCAGCAGGCGGCACGCGTCTCCGACTACACCGCCTTTATTCATCAGGGGCGGCTGGTGGAGTACAACGACACCGACGACATCTTTACTTCACCGCGCCAGCGCCGCACCGAGGATTATATTACCGGACGCTATGGTTGA
- the ppx gene encoding exopolyphosphatase yields the protein MPLKSTATNKPQEIAAIDLGSNSFHMVIARVVNGALQVLGRLKQRVHLADGLDSNNVLSEEAIERGLACLALFAERLQGFPADNVTIVGTHTLRQAVNAEVFLKRAAKVIPYPIEIIAGQEEARLIFMGVEHTQPEKGRKLVIDIGGGSTELVIGEDFEPLLAESRRMGCVSFAQQFFPGGEISKNNFKRARLAAAQKLETLAWQYRIQGWQYALGASGTIKAAHEVLVAMGEKDGLITLERLEMMAEQVLQFKNFSAMSLPGLSEDRQSVFVPGLAILCGVFDALAIRDLRLSDGALREGVLYEMEGRFRHQDIRSRTAKSLADHYNIDREQAKRVLDTTELLYAQWMAQNTKLANPQLEALLKWAAMLHEVGLSINHSGMHRHSAYILQNTNLPGFNQEQQLLLSALVRFHRKGIKLEELPRLNLFKKKHYLPLIQLLRLSTLLNNQRQSTTTPETLRLSTDDNHWTLRFPAGYLALNNLVQLDLEREQAYWNDVVGWKLICEEEGSQDEQRSA from the coding sequence ATGCCGCTAAAAAGCACTGCAACGAACAAACCGCAGGAAATCGCTGCCATCGACCTCGGGTCGAACAGCTTCCACATGGTGATTGCCCGCGTCGTCAATGGCGCCTTACAGGTATTGGGGCGTTTAAAACAGCGGGTCCACCTCGCCGATGGATTGGACAGCAACAATGTGCTCAGTGAAGAGGCAATAGAACGCGGCCTGGCCTGCCTGGCGCTGTTCGCCGAACGGCTGCAAGGCTTCCCGGCGGATAACGTCACCATCGTCGGTACCCACACCTTGCGCCAGGCGGTGAACGCCGAGGTATTCCTCAAGCGCGCAGCCAAAGTGATCCCCTACCCGATCGAAATCATCGCCGGGCAGGAAGAGGCGCGCCTGATCTTTATGGGTGTGGAACATACCCAACCGGAAAAAGGTCGCAAGCTGGTGATCGACATCGGCGGCGGTTCTACCGAACTGGTGATCGGCGAAGATTTTGAACCCCTGCTGGCGGAAAGCCGCCGCATGGGCTGCGTCAGCTTCGCCCAACAGTTCTTCCCGGGCGGGGAAATCAGCAAAAACAACTTCAAACGCGCACGCCTGGCTGCGGCACAGAAGCTGGAAACGCTGGCCTGGCAGTACCGCATTCAGGGCTGGCAATATGCTCTGGGCGCGTCGGGCACCATCAAGGCCGCGCACGAAGTGCTGGTGGCAATGGGCGAAAAAGATGGCCTGATCACCCTCGAGCGACTGGAAATGATGGCGGAACAGGTGCTGCAGTTTAAAAATTTCAGCGCAATGAGCCTGCCGGGGCTGTCGGAAGACCGCCAGTCGGTGTTTGTGCCGGGGTTGGCAATTCTGTGCGGCGTGTTCGATGCGTTGGCGATCCGCGACCTGCGCCTTTCCGACGGTGCGCTGCGCGAAGGCGTGCTGTATGAGATGGAGGGCCGTTTCCGTCATCAGGACATTCGCAGCCGCACCGCCAAGAGCCTGGCCGATCACTACAATATCGACCGCGAGCAGGCCAAACGGGTGCTGGATACCACTGAGCTATTGTATGCGCAGTGGATGGCGCAAAATACCAAGCTGGCGAACCCGCAGTTGGAAGCCTTGCTGAAATGGGCAGCGATGTTGCACGAAGTGGGGTTGAGCATCAACCACAGCGGCATGCATCGCCACTCGGCCTACATTCTGCAAAACACCAACCTGCCGGGCTTCAACCAGGAGCAGCAGTTGCTGCTGTCGGCGCTGGTACGCTTCCATCGCAAGGGTATCAAGCTGGAAGAATTGCCGCGCCTGAACCTGTTCAAGAAAAAGCATTACCTGCCGCTGATCCAACTGTTGCGTCTGAGTACCCTGCTCAACAACCAGCGCCAGTCGACCACCACGCCGGAAACGCTGCGCCTGAGCACCGACGATAACCACTGGACGCTGCGCTTCCCGGCCGGTTATCTGGCGCTGAACAACCTGGTGCAACTGGATCTCGAACGTGAACAAGCCTATTGGAACGACGTCGTGGGCTGGAAACTGATTTGCGAAGAGGAAGGTTCGCAAGACGAGCAGCGCTCGGCCTGA
- the pstA gene encoding phosphate ABC transporter permease PstA produces MKRWAKSGSPWIWLTAGSVAVSLLALIGIMLLLAGQGMRYFWPSPVYQFELNQSAAGPVTMIGELYQQQSIPRRQLLESGIALPPGNAQSFERYLIKVGNRESEGQDFRTLLAGDIVRQSTPRDLLVLERNNNGTAYGYLAGMLEDGQPLTGRNLSQALLQRLPQIAALSRQAHDIQFRDMARINQRFDTLRLREKSLQREDKLDARAQASINAERLELQRQYRLLSDRLEGLNRDRHRDALLLRDMHGQTHTIALSQVRDAWYPNAMNTTQKLVHWGEQVKKFLSDSPREANTEGGVFPAIFGTVLMVILMSIVVMPFGVIAAVYLHEYAGNNLLTRLIRIAVVNLAGVPSIVYGVFGLGFFVYMIGGTLDQLFYPESLPNPTFGTPGVLWAALTLALLTLPVVIVATEEGLSRIPASLRQGSLALGASRAETLWRIVLPMAAPAMMTGLILAVARAAGETAPLMLVGVVKSVPVLPVDDIFPYLHLERKFMHLSFQIYDMAFQSPSVEAARPLVFATAFLLVAIVVGLNLAAMGIRHSLRERYRAWSQ; encoded by the coding sequence ATGAAGCGCTGGGCGAAGAGCGGTTCGCCGTGGATCTGGCTGACCGCCGGGTCGGTGGCCGTCAGCCTGTTGGCGCTGATCGGCATCATGCTGCTGCTGGCCGGACAGGGGATGCGCTATTTCTGGCCGAGCCCGGTCTATCAGTTTGAGCTCAACCAGAGTGCCGCAGGGCCGGTGACGATGATCGGCGAGCTGTATCAGCAGCAAAGCATTCCGCGTCGGCAACTGCTGGAGTCCGGTATCGCACTGCCGCCGGGGAATGCGCAAAGTTTTGAGCGCTATCTGATCAAGGTAGGCAACCGCGAGAGCGAAGGACAAGACTTCCGTACGCTACTGGCCGGTGACATTGTTCGCCAAAGCACGCCGCGCGATCTGCTGGTGCTGGAACGTAATAACAACGGCACCGCTTACGGTTATCTGGCCGGTATGCTGGAGGATGGTCAGCCGTTGACCGGCCGCAATCTTAGCCAGGCGCTGCTGCAGCGTTTGCCGCAGATTGCCGCGCTTTCGCGTCAGGCCCATGATATTCAGTTTCGCGATATGGCGCGCATTAACCAGCGGTTCGATACGCTGCGTCTGCGAGAGAAAAGCTTACAGCGGGAAGATAAGTTAGACGCCCGCGCACAGGCGTCAATCAATGCCGAGCGGCTGGAACTGCAACGTCAATATCGACTGCTTTCCGATCGTCTGGAAGGTTTGAACCGCGATCGCCACCGCGATGCGCTGTTGCTGCGTGACATGCACGGCCAGACCCATACCATTGCGCTAAGCCAGGTGCGTGATGCCTGGTACCCCAACGCGATGAATACCACGCAAAAGTTGGTGCACTGGGGCGAACAGGTGAAGAAATTCCTCAGCGACAGCCCGCGAGAGGCCAATACCGAAGGCGGCGTATTCCCGGCGATTTTCGGCACGGTGCTGATGGTGATCCTGATGTCGATCGTGGTGATGCCGTTTGGCGTGATTGCCGCCGTTTACCTGCATGAATACGCAGGCAATAATCTGCTGACGCGGCTGATTCGCATTGCCGTGGTTAATCTGGCCGGCGTACCGTCGATTGTCTATGGCGTGTTTGGTCTTGGCTTCTTCGTCTATATGATTGGCGGCACGCTCGATCAGCTGTTCTACCCGGAGTCGTTACCTAATCCGACCTTTGGCACGCCGGGCGTGCTGTGGGCGGCCTTGACGCTGGCGCTGTTGACGTTGCCGGTGGTGATTGTCGCTACCGAAGAGGGGCTGTCGCGCATTCCTGCTTCGTTGCGCCAGGGCTCGTTGGCGTTGGGCGCCAGCCGGGCGGAAACGCTGTGGCGTATTGTGTTGCCGATGGCGGCGCCGGCGATGATGACCGGCCTGATCCTGGCGGTGGCGCGCGCCGCCGGGGAGACGGCACCATTAATGCTGGTGGGGGTAGTGAAATCCGTGCCGGTGCTGCCGGTAGATGATATTTTCCCGTATCTGCATCTGGAGCGGAAGTTTATGCACCTGAGCTTCCAGATCTACGATATGGCCTTCCAGAGCCCGAGCGTGGAGGCCGCCCGGCCGCTGGTGTTCGCCACCGCCTTCCTGCTGGTGGCGATTGTCGTGGGCTTGAATCTGGCGGCGATGGGTATTCGCCATTCGCTGAGGGAGCGGTACAGAGCATGGTCGCAGTAA
- the ppk1 gene encoding polyphosphate kinase 1, whose amino-acid sequence MGQEKLYIEKELSWLSFNERVLQEAADKSNPLIERMRFLGIYSNNLDEFYKVRFADLKRRILISEEQGSGGASRHLLKKIQAKVLKTDQEFDSLYNDLLLEMARNQIFLINERQVSENQQIWLRQYFKQHLRQHITPILINNETNLVQFLKDDYTYLAVEIIRGTRIDYALLEIPSDKVPRFVNLPPEAPRRRKPMILLDNILRYCLDDIFKGFFDYDALNAYSMKMTRDAEYDLVTEMESSLLELMSSSLKQRLTAEPVRFVYQRDMPNEMVELLRGKLGISNYDSVIAGGRYHNFKDFIGFPNVGKANLVNKPLPRLRHTWFEKFRNGFDAIREHDVLLYYPYHTFEHVLELVRQASFDPSVLAIKINIYRVAKDSRIIESMIHAAHNGKKVTVVVELQARFDEEANIHWAKRLTEAGVHVIFSAPGLKIHAKLFLISRREGDEIVRYAHIGTGNFNEKTARIYTDYSLLTADSRITNEVRRVFNFIENPYRPVTFDNLMVSPQNSRLKLYELIDNEIANAEAGLPAGIMLKINNLVDKGLVDRLYTASGAGVKIRLLVRGMCSLIPNLPGISDNIQIISIVDRYLEHDRVYVFENKGDKLVYLSSADWMTRNIDYRIEVAVSLLDPTLKQRVLDILEILFSDTVKARYLDKELSNQYVPRGNRRKVRSQVAIYEYLKALEQPGQ is encoded by the coding sequence ATGGGTCAGGAAAAGCTCTACATCGAAAAAGAACTAAGCTGGTTATCCTTTAATGAACGCGTGTTGCAGGAAGCCGCAGATAAGAGCAATCCCCTGATTGAACGCATGCGTTTTCTGGGCATTTACTCCAATAACCTTGACGAGTTCTATAAGGTCCGCTTTGCCGATCTCAAACGACGCATTCTGATCAGCGAAGAACAGGGCTCTGGCGGCGCTTCACGCCATCTGCTGAAAAAGATCCAGGCCAAGGTATTAAAAACCGATCAAGAATTCGACAGCCTGTATAACGATTTGCTGCTGGAAATGGCACGCAACCAGATCTTCCTGATCAACGAACGCCAGGTGTCGGAAAACCAGCAAATCTGGCTGCGGCAATACTTTAAACAGCATCTGCGCCAGCACATCACGCCGATCCTGATCAACAATGAAACCAACCTGGTGCAGTTCCTGAAAGACGATTACACCTATCTGGCGGTGGAGATTATCCGCGGTACGCGTATCGATTACGCGCTGCTGGAGATCCCGTCCGACAAGGTACCGCGCTTCGTCAACCTGCCGCCGGAAGCCCCTCGTCGCCGCAAGCCGATGATCCTGCTGGATAACATTCTTCGCTACTGCCTGGACGACATCTTCAAGGGCTTCTTCGATTACGACGCGCTCAACGCCTATTCGATGAAAATGACCCGCGATGCGGAATACGATCTGGTTACCGAGATGGAATCCAGCCTGCTGGAACTGATGTCTTCCAGCCTGAAGCAGCGCCTGACTGCAGAGCCGGTGCGCTTTGTTTATCAGCGCGACATGCCCAATGAAATGGTGGAACTGCTGCGCGGCAAGCTCGGTATTTCCAACTATGATTCGGTCATTGCCGGCGGCCGTTACCATAACTTCAAAGACTTCATCGGTTTTCCGAACGTCGGCAAGGCCAACCTGGTCAACAAACCGCTGCCGCGCCTGCGCCATACCTGGTTCGAAAAATTCCGCAACGGGTTTGACGCCATTCGCGAGCACGACGTGCTGCTTTACTACCCGTACCACACCTTTGAACACGTGCTGGAGCTGGTGCGCCAGGCGTCGTTCGACCCCAGCGTGCTGGCGATCAAAATCAATATTTACCGCGTGGCAAAAGACTCGCGCATCATCGAATCGATGATCCACGCCGCCCATAACGGCAAAAAAGTCACGGTGGTGGTGGAGCTGCAGGCGCGCTTTGATGAAGAGGCCAATATCCACTGGGCCAAGCGCCTGACGGAAGCAGGGGTGCACGTTATTTTCTCCGCGCCTGGCTTGAAAATTCACGCCAAACTGTTCCTGATCTCACGCCGTGAAGGCGACGAGATTGTGCGCTATGCTCATATCGGCACCGGTAACTTTAACGAGAAAACCGCGCGCATTTACACCGACTATTCATTGCTGACCGCCGATTCGCGCATCACCAACGAAGTACGCCGGGTGTTCAACTTTATCGAAAACCCGTACCGGCCGGTCACCTTCGACAACCTGATGGTGTCGCCGCAGAACTCGCGTCTGAAACTGTATGAGTTGATCGACAACGAAATTGCCAACGCCGAAGCCGGGCTTCCGGCCGGCATTATGCTGAAAATCAACAATCTGGTGGATAAAGGGCTGGTAGATCGGTTATATACCGCCTCCGGCGCCGGCGTAAAAATCCGCCTGTTGGTGCGCGGGATGTGTTCTTTGATTCCCAACCTGCCGGGGATCAGTGACAATATTCAGATAATCAGCATCGTCGACCGCTATCTGGAACACGATCGGGTTTACGTTTTCGAAAACAAAGGTGACAAACTGGTTTATCTGTCCTCTGCCGACTGGATGACCCGTAACATAGATTACCGCATCGAAGTCGCGGTCTCGCTGCTGGATCCAACGTTGAAACAACGGGTTCTGGATATTCTGGAAATCCTGTTCAGCGACACGGTCAAGGCGCGTTACCTCGATAAAGAACTGAGCAACCAGTACGTGCCGCGCGGCAACCGCCGCAAAGTCCGTTCTCAGGTTGCCATTTACGAGTATTTAAAAGCTCTGGAACAACCAGGACAGTAG